The Methanoculleus thermophilus genome includes a window with the following:
- a CDS encoding methyl-coenzyme M reductase glutamine C-methyltransferase, which yields MDITIFSPGIYTYGAMLIGGVLRDAGHEVTLTRTPEVPEGSLLLASLFSTQHLLDPKIRSLVRRHRERGGTVYVGGPVSAVPEIVLRELAPDAVVVGEGEETVVRLAEEGASETLPGIAYLDGDQAVVTAPAPPAPIDRPLPLIPEDIGSQSIRGASAYIETHRGCIGGCTFCQVPRFFGREVRSRPLESIIEEVKAFRAAGAKRLSISGGTGSLYGSHGCEMNPGAFIALLRGMAEVMGPKNVSAPDIRVDCITDEILDAIRQYTIGWVFFGIESGSNRVLRQMGKGATVREVEEAVERCREHGLHVAGSFIVGYPGETERDYEATKDLVAALSLDDVFISSAEPIPGTPLADLVIRTPRDKNPAFMPHTGEYRALHLTESEARCFDLMMHADMYRPQIRLVTDEVYAAYLAEAKKQGEDIRAATELILRYAQR from the coding sequence ATGGATATCACGATCTTCTCCCCCGGCATCTACACCTACGGCGCCATGCTGATCGGCGGCGTTCTGCGCGATGCGGGACACGAGGTCACGCTCACCCGGACGCCCGAGGTTCCGGAAGGCTCACTCCTGCTTGCGAGCCTCTTCTCGACCCAGCACCTTCTCGACCCCAAAATCAGGTCGCTTGTCCGGAGACACCGCGAGCGGGGGGGCACGGTCTACGTCGGGGGACCGGTCTCGGCCGTACCGGAGATCGTGCTTCGGGAGCTCGCTCCCGATGCGGTGGTCGTCGGCGAGGGCGAGGAGACCGTGGTCCGCCTCGCCGAGGAGGGCGCCTCGGAGACCCTCCCCGGTATCGCCTACCTTGACGGCGACCAGGCCGTCGTGACGGCCCCCGCCCCACCGGCGCCGATCGATCGGCCGCTCCCCCTGATCCCGGAGGATATCGGCAGCCAGAGCATCCGGGGCGCGAGCGCGTACATCGAGACCCACCGGGGATGCATCGGGGGATGCACCTTCTGCCAGGTGCCCCGGTTCTTCGGGAGAGAAGTCAGGAGCAGGCCGCTTGAGAGCATCATCGAGGAGGTGAAGGCATTCCGTGCAGCCGGGGCCAAGCGGCTCTCGATCTCGGGGGGGACCGGGTCGCTCTACGGCTCCCACGGTTGCGAGATGAATCCCGGGGCCTTCATCGCCCTTCTCCGCGGGATGGCGGAAGTGATGGGGCCAAAGAATGTATCCGCCCCGGACATCCGCGTCGACTGCATCACCGACGAGATCCTGGACGCCATCCGGCAATATACCATCGGGTGGGTCTTTTTTGGGATCGAGTCGGGGAGCAACCGGGTGCTCCGACAGATGGGCAAGGGCGCGACCGTCCGCGAGGTCGAGGAGGCGGTGGAACGGTGCCGGGAGCATGGTCTTCACGTTGCAGGAAGTTTCATCGTCGGCTACCCGGGCGAGACGGAACGGGACTACGAGGCGACAAAAGACCTGGTTGCCGCGCTCTCACTCGACGATGTCTTCATAAGCAGCGCCGAGCCAATTCCCGGGACGCCGCTCGCCGATCTGGTGATCAGGACGCCTCGCGATAAAAACCCGGCTTTTATGCCGCATACCGGGGAGTACCGGGCCCTGCATCTTACGGAGAGCGAAGCGCGGTGCTTTGACCTGATGATGCATGCCGATATGTATCGGCCGCAGATTCGGCTTGTGACTGACGAGGTCTACGCCGCGTACTTAGCCGAGGCAAAGAAACAGGGAGAAGACATCCGGGCGGCAACCGAGCTGATCCTCCGCTACGCCCAAAGATGA
- a CDS encoding DUF2795 domain-containing protein → MAGRQTGPALEMETRPRLGETVDLMRAHEIRDIRVQNPEGERLGDLTDIAIDRESGCIRYAVLAYGGILGFGEKHFAIPWEAVRTRPGERVAVVDTDKQRLDSASGFSRESMPAEGDWSLIRTPPPVRGGVVEPSRPVTERPPSAEMGAAAPKAEPMPPERDVPMPPPVQTVAGGWGGVPTTPRTEERPTRRETVVEEVRRERPAEAETRPVMGAERPITTPGPAPGHISAADLQTYLKGMDYPAGREDLVAHAQRNNAPESVITILQGFSDRTYRSAAEVSEEFGRETRGERPGAPETVTRGEPEVRKTVPHRERISASDLQTYLKGTDYPAGREDLVAHAQRNNAPESVIAAIQQFSDRTYQSAADVSVEFGRETHGERPEALETRARETRTETVTRETVPHRERISAADLQTYLKGMDYPAGREDLITHAQRNNAPESVIAAIRQFSDRTYRSAAEVSEEFGKVR, encoded by the coding sequence ATGGCTGGACGACAGACTGGGCCGGCGCTGGAGATGGAGACCCGGCCAAGATTGGGAGAGACGGTAGACCTGATGCGGGCACATGAGATCAGGGATATCAGGGTTCAGAACCCGGAGGGAGAGAGGCTCGGCGACCTTACCGATATCGCGATCGACCGCGAGAGTGGCTGTATCAGATACGCGGTGCTCGCCTACGGCGGGATCCTCGGGTTTGGTGAGAAACATTTTGCCATTCCCTGGGAAGCAGTTCGAACCCGCCCGGGAGAGAGGGTTGCTGTTGTGGATACCGATAAGCAGAGGCTTGATAGTGCATCAGGGTTTTCCCGGGAGAGTATGCCCGCCGAAGGTGACTGGAGCCTGATCAGGACACCACCACCGGTTCGCGGCGGGGTAGTGGAACCCTCACGCCCGGTAACAGAACGCCCACCCTCGGCGGAGATGGGAGCGGCGGCACCGAAGGCGGAACCCATGCCCCCGGAAAGAGACGTCCCGATGCCACCGCCCGTCCAGACGGTCGCGGGCGGTTGGGGCGGAGTCCCGACGACCCCGCGCACCGAGGAGCGGCCGACCCGGAGAGAGACCGTCGTCGAGGAGGTCAGGAGAGAACGTCCGGCAGAAGCGGAGACCCGTCCGGTGATGGGGGCCGAACGCCCCATTACGACCCCGGGACCGGCTCCCGGGCACATCTCCGCGGCCGACCTGCAGACCTACCTCAAGGGCATGGATTACCCCGCGGGCAGAGAGGATCTCGTCGCCCATGCGCAGAGGAACAACGCACCGGAGAGCGTGATCACGATACTTCAGGGCTTCAGCGACCGGACCTACCGGTCAGCCGCCGAGGTGAGCGAGGAGTTCGGCAGAGAGACCCGCGGCGAACGGCCGGGAGCGCCGGAGACCGTCACCCGGGGGGAGCCCGAGGTCCGAAAGACCGTGCCGCACCGGGAACGCATCTCCGCATCCGACCTGCAGACCTACCTCAAGGGCACGGATTATCCGGCGGGAAGGGAGGATCTTGTCGCCCACGCGCAGAGGAACAACGCACCGGAGAGCGTGATTGCGGCAATCCAGCAGTTCAGTGACCGAACCTATCAGTCGGCTGCCGACGTAAGCGTCGAGTTCGGCAGGGAGACCCACGGCGAGCGGCCAGAAGCATTGGAGACCAGAGCAAGAGAAACCCGGACTGAGACGGTTACCCGGGAGACTGTGCCGCACCGTGAACGCATCTCCGCGGCCGACCTGCAGACCTACCTCAAGGGCATGGATTATCCGGCAGGTAGAGAGGATCTCATCACCCACGCGCAGAGGAATAACGCGCCGGAGAGCGTGATTGCGGCGATCCGGCAGTTCAGCGACCGAACCTACCGGTCAGCCGCCGAAGTGAGCGAGGAGTTCGGCAAAGTCAGGTGA